Part of the Oncorhynchus nerka isolate Pitt River linkage group LG14, Oner_Uvic_2.0, whole genome shotgun sequence genome is shown below.
tcacggttggattgtgggttatctgtcatctatttggcgtgtgctacggcccaaacagtagcctgtgtaaagttggttcaataaaccgtcaattcgcaaactcaagcctctgtctggacaattgttcatttatgatctagtcaggtcattacagtatacattatatttcgagtaaacttgtcaaactatgtttataattaagccttagcatgttataaaggtctacagcaatcgtgagggcgaacagattagcacacgttgttcagtctgtcctgggagaaagagagagaaatctccaatctcccattggtgaaactttttttgtgcgtcaccgggacgtttggtcacgctgaacgtctcgtgagcacgtgattctcacagttacaggcctcatcgaaagctggcttcacgctgaagacatagaacgtgtttccatggttatagctctttgggaagtgtgtaaacagtgacgtcaaagtgatggcaacttttcccattacaagagagactttgggagaatgcatgccctgagacttctgctttagctagagacaaaatttaaacggttttataagctttagagtgtttcctattcgataacaatttttaattgcatatattagcaacttttgacaaaaatttatcatggtttatatgggtgccgaattcctccagaaggggcagtattctggGGTAGCcttaattaaataaaggtgaaaaaaaatatatatatatatattcatcgcGGGCAAACACAGATTTCCAAACTGGTGTCGTCCTACTAAAACTCATACTCATATtcaagttacaagcctgaaaccttgaacaaagacggTTGAAACctagtggaagccatatgaattgcaatctgggagctggaattgGGTATGCCCCTATGCTTTCCATTGTAAGACCATGGgctctaaaaatatatatatttttctgggTTGGATTTTcgttggattttctcctaccatatctattgtgttataatctcatacattattttaacatttctacaaacttcaaagtgttttctatccaatggtaccGTTCCACCACACCGTTCCACCACCATTCCACCACCGCACCACACTACCACACCGTTCCACCACCACACCGTTCCATCACCACACCGTTCCACCACCACACCGTTCCATCACCACACCGTTCCACCACACCGTTCCACCACCACACCGTTCCACCACCATTCCACCACCATTCCACCACCATTCCACCACCGCACCACACTACCACACCGTTCcatcaccacactaccacaccGTTCCACCACCACACCGTTCCACCACCATTCCACCACCGCACCACACTACCACACCGTTCCACCACCACACCGTTCCACCACACCGTTCCACCACCACACTGTTCCACCACACCGTTCCACCACCACACCGTTCCACCACCATTCCACCACCGCACCACACTACCACACCGTTCcatcaccacactaccacaccGTTCCACCACCACACCGTTCCACCACCATTCCACCACCGCACCACACTACCACACCGTTCCACCACCACACCGTTCCACCACACCGTTCCACCACCACACTGTTCCACCACACCATTCCACCACCACACCGTTCCACCACCACACCGTTCCACCACCACACCGTTCCACCACCATTCCACCACCGCACCACACTACCACACCGTTCCATCACCACACCGTTCCACCACACCGTTCCACCACACCGTTCCACCACCATTCCACCACCgcaccacactaccacaccattcCACCACCACACCGTTCCATCACCACACCGTTCCACCACCACACCGTTCCACCACCATTCCACCACCGCACCACACTACCACACCGTTCCACCACCACACCGTTCCACCACCATTCCACCACCGCACCACACTACCACACCGTTCCACCACCACACCGTTCCATCACCACACCGTTCCACCACCACACTGTTCCACCACACCATTCCACCACCGCACCACACTACCACACCGTTCCATCACCACACCGTTCCACCACACCGTTCCACCACACCGTTCCACCACCACACCGTTCCACCACACCGTTCCACCACCattccaccaccacaccacactaccacaccattcCACCACCACACCGTTCCATCACCACACCGTTCCACCACCACACCGTTCCACCACCATTCCACCACCGCACCACACTACCACACCGTTCCACCACCACACCGTTCCATCACCACACCGTTCCACCACCACACCGTTCCACCACACCGTTCCACCACACCATTCCATCACCACATCATTCCATCACCACATCGTTCCATCACCACATCGTTCCACCACCACACCGTTCCACCACACCGTTCCACCACCACACCGTTCCACCACACCGTTCCACCACCACACCGTTCCATCACCACACCGTTCCACCACCACACCGTTCCACCACACCGTTCCACCACACCATTCCATCACCACATCGTTCCATCACCACATCGTTCCATCACCACATCGTTCCACCACCACACCGTTCCACCACCACACCGTTCCACCACACCGTTCCACCACCACACCGTTCCACCACACCGTTCCACCACAACATCGTTCCACCACCACACCGTTCCACCACCACACCGTTCCACCACACCATTCCACCACCACATCGTTCCACCACCACATCGTTCCACCACCACACCGTTCCACCACACCGTTCCACCACCACACCGTTCCACCACACCGTTCCACCACCACACCGTTCCACCACACCGTTCCACCACCACACCGTTCCACCACAACATCGTTCCACCACCACACCGTTCCACCACCACACCGTTCCACCACCACATCGTTCCACCACCACACCGTTCCACCACCACACTGTTCCACCACCACACTGTTCCAACACCACACTGTTCCACCACACTGTTCCACCACCACACTGTTCCACCACACCGTTCCACCACCACACTGTTCCACCACACCGTTCCACCACCACACCGTTCCACCACACCGTTCCACCACCACACCGTTCCACCACCACACCGTTCCACCAAGCGGACAATCTCATTGCAAACCTGGATTCCATCTGTCAACAATTACAGAGCTTTATTTACCAGACAAACTGGTGACACTGCAGGTGACAGGAATAAACAACTGGTCTGTTATTGGCTGATGCAGGTCACATGAAAAAACAACTGGTCTGTTATTGGCTGATGCAGGTCACATGAAAAAACAACTGGTCTGTTATTGGCTGATGCAGGTCACATGAAAAAACAACTGGTCTGTTATTGGCTGATGCAGGTCACATGAAAAAACAACTGGTCTGTTATTGGCTGATGCAGGTCACATGAAAAAACAACTGGTCTGTTATTGGCTGATGCAGGTCACATGAAAAAACAACTGGTCTGTTATTGGCTGATGCAGGTCACATGAAAAAACAACTGGTCTGTTATTGGCTGATGCAGGTCACATGAAAAAACAACTGGTCTGTTATTGGCTGATGCAGGTCACATGAAAAAACTTCACAAACAACGGTTTGTGATTTAATCAGTGCCAATTCACTTTTCATATTATGCTATTTTTGCACCTAATTTAAAGAAATGTAAAACATGAATTAATGTGCCGTTGTTTTCTGTCTGGTTCTGGTCCTGTATGTGAGGAAAAACTAAATCAGCATTTATTGAAGGAGCGTGCGTATTCTCTAATGAATTAAATTGAATATTTTCAGCTAATTTCCTGCTGAAGTCTCTGCTCAAGCCTGTCTAATTGAGTTCATGCTATTGTAGGTTTGATGCAAAAGGTAAATTACTCAAGTAATATAAGTCATGCAAATGTATTGCAAGATCACAAAAATGTGTTGACACAAGCACATAGCTATTGTTGTTATTTAGTGGTTTTTAATGTGCTGATCGTTTATGAAGACACGTATTCCCAGAGCTGGACTGGGTGAAATGGACGGGGTGAAATGGACTGGGTGAAATGGACTGGGTGAAATGGACTGGGGGAAATGGACTGGGTGAAATGGACTGGGTGAAATGGACTGGGTGAAATGGACTGGGTGAAATGGACTGGGTGAAATGGACTGGGGGAAATGGACTGGGTGAAATGGACTGGGTGAAATGGACTGGGGGAAATGGACTGGGTGAAATGGACTGGGTGAAATGGACTGGGTGAAATGGACTGGGTGACATGGACTGGGTGAAATGGACTGGGTGAAATGGACTGGGTGAAATGGACTGGGTGAAATAGACTGGGTGAAATGGACTGGGGGAAATGGACGGGTGAAATGGACTGGGTGAAATGGACTGGGTGAAATGGACTGGGGGAAATGGACTGGGTGAAATGGACTGGGGGAAATGGACTGGGTGAAATGGACTGGGTGACATGGACTGGGTGAAATGGACTGGGGGAAATGGACGGGTGAAATGGACTGGGTGAAATGGACTGGGTGAAATGGACTGGGTGAAATGGACTGGGTGACATGGACTGGGTGAAATGGACTGGGTGAAATGGACTGGGTGAAATGGACTGGGTGAAATGGACTGGGTGAAATGGACTGGGTGAAATGGACTGGGGGAAATGGACTGGGGGAAATGGACTGGGTGAAATGGACTGGGTGAAATGGACTGGGTGAAATGGACTGGGTGACATTTGAATGAGAAACTCTGCAAGATTCAACAAGAAATAATCCCTGATGAATTTGATCACGAAGCCTTTTGCTATATTTTACTACAAAATATGAATGTATTTAATGTTACATCAATATTGTTTTTATA
Proteins encoded:
- the LOC135574948 gene encoding uncharacterized protein LOC135574948, translating into MVPFHHTVPPPFHHRTTLPHRSTTTPFHHHTVPPPHRSITTPFHHTVPPPHRSTTIPPPFHHHSTTAPHYHTVPSPHYHTVPPPHRSTTIPPPHHTTTPFHHHTVPPHRSTTTLFHHTVPPPHRSTTIPPPHHTTTPFHHHTTTPFHHHTVPPPFHHRTTLPHRSTTTPFHHTVPPPHCSTTPFHHHTVPPPHRSTTTPFHHHSTTAPHYHTVPSPHRSTTPFHHTVPPPFHHRTTLPHHSTTTPFHHHTVPPPHRSTTIPPPHHTTTPFHHHTVPPPFHHRTTLPHRSTTTPFHHHTVPPPHCSTTPFHHRTTLPHRSITTPFHHTVPPHRSTTTPFHHTVPPPFHHHTTLPHHSTTTPFHHHTVPPPHRSTTIPPPHHTTTPFHHHTVPSPHRSTTTPFHHTVPPHHSITTSFHHHIVPSPHRSTTTPFHHTVPPPHRSTTPFHHHTVPSPHRSTTTPFHHTVPPHHSITTSFHHHIVPSPHRSTTTPFHHHTVPPHRSTTTPFHHTVPPQHRSTTTPFHHHTVPPHHSTTTSFHHHIVPPPHRSTTPFHHHTVPPHRSTTTPFHHTVPPPHRSTTTSFHHHTVPPPHRSTTTSFHHHTVPPPHCSTTTLFQHHTVPPHCSTTTLFHHTVPPPHCSTTPFHHHTVPPHRSTTTPFHHHTVPPSGQSHCKPGFHLSTITELYLPDKLVTLQVTGINNWSVIG